In Comamonas koreensis, the genomic stretch CACGCGCCGCTACAGCAAGGTGGCCGAGGCCCAGCGCGATGCCGGTGGCGCCGAGCTGGGCAAGGGCGCGGCCCGCTTGCCAGACATCGTGCTGATTGATGGCGGCAAGGGCCAGGTCGGTGTGGCACGCGAGGTCTTTACCGAGTTGGGTCTGGACCTCTCGCGCATCGTCGGTGTCGAAAAAGGCGAGGGCCGCAAGGTCGGGCTGGAAGAGCTGGTGTTCTGCGATGGGCGCGACAAGGTCTACCTGGGCCGCGACTCGGCCGCGTTGATGCTGGTGGCGCAGATCCGCGACGAGGCGCACCGCTTTGCCATCACTGGCATGCGCGCGGCGCGCGCCAAGGTGCGGGTAGGCGGCAGCCGGCTCGAAGACATCCCCGGCGTGGGCCCCAAGAAGCGCGCGCGCCTGCTGCAGCGCTTTGGTGGTGTGCGCGGGGTCGAGGAGGCGGGGGTCGATGACCTGATGACGGTCGATGGCATCTCGGCTGCCTTGGCAGAGGACATCTACAAGGCCTTGCATTGACGGGGTGGCACGGGCCGTGCAGCAACGGTCACACAGGCAATAGTGCGGTTCACTGAATTTGCACCGTTGCGTGCCACAATAGCCGCATGTTCTTTACGATCCCCACCATCATGACCTGGACGCGCATCGTCGCGATCCCGCTCATCATCGGCGTGTACTACTCGCCTCTTGATATGGCCACCAAAAACCTGTGGGCCACCGTCATGTTCGTGGTGTTCGCCTTCACCGATTGGCTCGATGGCTTTCTGGCGCGCAAGCTCAACCAGACCTCTTCCTTTGGCGCCTTCCTCGATCCCGTCGCCGACAAGTTCCTGGTCTGCGCCTCGCTGCTGATCCTGGTCTACCTGCAGCGCGCCGATGTCTTTGTCGCGCTGATCATCATTGGCCGCGAGATCGCCATCTCGGCGCTGCGCGAATGGATGGCCCGCATTGGCGCGAGCAAGAGCGTGGCCGTACACATGGTGGGCAAGCTCAAGACCACCGTGCAGATGGTGGCCATTCCCTTTTTGCTCTACGACGGCAAGGTGGCCGGCATCGATACCGGTGTCTGGGGAACCTGGCTGATCTGGGGCGCTGCCGTGCTCACGGTCTGGTCCATGATTTATTACCTGCAAAAGGCCTTGCCCGAGATCCGGGCTAGGGTTGATTCTTAGTCGAGCGCCACAGGTTTGGGCGTAGACTGCATCTCGCCTGTACAAGGAATTCAGGCTACAGGGCCCGTGATGCTTGGCTTTTGCAAGGCAAAGCGGGTGCTGGTCAGCGAAAAAAAGTGATTTTTTGCCTGAGCCCCCAGAAATTCCGTCTAGAATTCATCTCATTCCAGAGGCGCTGGGGTCGAGATGAAAATTTCGTGCCAGTGGTGTTGTTTTTGAATCTGTGACAGTTGTACGGCGTACAAACTGCTCATAATGGGATGAAACATACACTTCCTTAACTCTCTTGATTAATAGAGGCTGCTTGTGAATAAAACTGAACTCATTGAGCACATTGCTAACAATGCTGATATCTCCAAGGCTGCTGCCGCTCGTGCGCTGGAGTCCACCATTGATGCAGTGAAGAAGACCTTGAAAAAAGGTGGTACAGTCTCTCTGGTAGGTTTTGGTACCTTTGCCGTTGGTAAGCGCGCTGCTCGTACCGGCCGTAACCCACGTACCGGCGCTGCGATCAAGATCAAGGCAGCCAAGGTGCCTAAGTTCCGTCCAGGCAAGGCATTGAAAGATGCGCTGAACTAATTTCGGTTATCAGGTGGGGTGCTTAGCTCAGTTGGTAGAGCGGCGCCCTTACAAGGCGTAGGTCGGCGGTTCGACCCCGTCAGCACCCACCACATTAACCAAGAAAATAAACCCCTTAGAGTGATCTAAGGGGTTTTTTCTTTGTCCATTCGCCAACTGAAATGGACGCAAAGGGCGCCTCAGCCGACCCAAAAACGCCATTTGCCACCCGTGCGATTCCTTGAAACGGTGCAGGTCTGCATGCATGGCACCGATAAGGCTTGGCCGACTTGGGTTAAAGGGGCGGTGGAATAAGCCTGCCCACATGCATGGGGTAATCGCTGCCTTGTTGGCGATAATGCCATTGGCATCATTCGGGCAAAACGGATGCATTGGTGCGGTCCCTCCAGGCTTCTCCGAGCCGCGCGGAAGTTTCTAGGTCTCGCATCTCATTTGGATGGATAGCAAGCCAAGGAATGTGGTTCTGGTGCGTTGCTGGTGTTGCCCTCAAACGCCTAGGATGGCTGGCCTGGCTGCGGTGTAGCTGATGAACCGGCATCCTGCGCCTGACGATGGCACGGCAGTGAGGGGGCGGCCGCATCGATGCCATTTCGGCCCTCTGAACCGTCAAAAATCCCGTATTCCCTAACGCGCCCCTGGCCCTCATAGGGATCAAAAACTCTTTCGCTGTACACTTGCTGTTTCGACGTTCGTGCGTTGCCAAGACGCATGTTGCACGCCCTATTTGACAGGGGGTGGGTTGTCTCCGTTGGTTGAGGCTGTATCTGATTGATTTGCAATGAGAAATCATCCATTGCAAGCCATGGGTAGGCGCTTCGGACCAGGCAGCAAGCCCGCGCCACCTAGTGAAAACCGAATAAAGGCGCGAATGAGGGTTCGCCTTTTTTTTTGTCCTCAGGAAAGTTAGACGATGTTTGAAACCATCCGCAAGTACTCCAAGGTGCTGATGTATCCGCTGTTCTTGCTGATCATTCTGTCTTTTGTTTTGGTGGGAGTGAACCAGAACTACTTCACCGAAAAGAGCCCGGTGGTCGCCAAAGTCAATGGCAAAGACATTACGCAGATGGACTGGGACAATGCACACCGTGTTGCCTCGGACCGCATGCGCCAGCAAGACCCCAACATGGACGCCAAGTGGATGGATGGCCCCGAGGCCCGCTATCTGACCTTGGAGCGCATGGTGCGTGACCAGGTGATCGATGCCGCGGTGCAAAAAATGCACCTGACGGTGGACAATGCCTCGCTGGTGCGCGCGCTGCAGGAGATTCCGCAGATCGCCGCGCTGAAAAAGCCCGATGGCTCGCTCGACGTGGATGCCTACCGCGCGCTGGTGGGTGCGCAAGGCATGACGCCCGAAGGCTTTGAAGCGGGCATGCGCCGCGATATCGCTGCGCGCCAGGTGCTGGGCGGTGTGTCCAACACGGCCTTTGCGACCGACGAGCAGACCAAGCTGGCGGTCGATGCGCTCTACCAGCAGCGTGAGATCCAGCTGGCCCAGTTCGCCGCCAAGGACTATGCGTCCCAGGTCAAGACCACGGATGCCGATGTGGAAGCGTTCTACAAGAGCAACCAGGAGCTGTTCCGTCAGAAGGAGCAGTCCACGATCGAATACGTGGTGCTGAACGCCGAAGCCGTCAAGGGCATGATCAAGCCCAGCGAAGACGACCTGCGTACCTACTACAAGGAGAACCTGAGCCGCTTCATGGACAAGGAGCAGCGCCGCATCAGCCACATCCTGATTGATGCGCCCGCTTCGATGTCGGCAGCGGACCGTGACAAGGCCAAGCAACGCGCCCAGGAGCTGCTCGCCCAGGCCAAGGCCAATCCTGCGCAGTTTGCCGATCTGGCCAAGAAGAACTCGCAAGACACCGGCTCGCGTGACAGCGGCGGCGATCTGGGCTGGGTCAAGCCTGGCGATATGGTCAAGCCGTTTGAAGACGCCGCCTTTGCGCTGAAGTCGGGTGATATCAGCGACCTGGTGAGCACCGAGTACGGCTTCCACATCATCAAGATGGGTGAAGTGAAGACGCCTCGCACGCCCAGCTTTGAAGAGCTGCGCGCCAAGATCGAGACCGAAGTGCTGGCCCAGCAGGTGCAGCGCAAGTACGCCGAAGTGGCCGAGACCTTCTCCAACATGGTGTTCGAGCAGTCCGACAGCCTGCAGCCCGTGGCTGAAAAGCTGGGCCTGAAGATCCAGAAAGCCGAGCATGTCACCCGCACGGCTGCGCCAGGCGCGACCGGCGCCTTGGCCAACCCGACCTTCCTGGAAGCGCTGTTCTCCAGTGATGCGTTGCAGAACAAGCGCAACACCGAAGCCATTGAAGTGGCCCCCAGCACCCTGGCCTCGGGCCGTGTGGTGGAGCACTTCGATGCCCGCATCCTGCCGTTTGAAGAAGTCAAGGCCAAGGCCCATGACCTCTTTGTGGCCCAGAAGTCTGCCGAGCTCGCGCGCCAGGATGCACAAGCCAAGCTCGAAGCCTGGAAGGCCGATGCTGCGGGCGCCAAGCTGGCGTCCCCCATCGTCGTGTCGCGCCAGGATGCCAAGGGCCAGGTGCCAGCCGTCCTCAATGCCGCCATGCATGCCAAGATCGGCGACGCCGCATCCTGGGTCGGTGTGGACCTGGGCAACGATGGCTACACCGTTGTGCGCGTAAACAAGGTCGTACCGCGCGGCGAAGACTCTGCCGAGCTGCGCCTGCGCCAAAAGCAGGAGTTTGAGCGTTACCAGGCCAATGCCGAGACCCTGGCGTACTACGAAATGCTCAAGGAGCGTTTCAAGGTACAGATCAAGGTGCCACGCCCCGCGGAAACAAAAATTTCATAAAAACGGAGATTTCATGAGAGGGGCCAAATTTCTGGCTATAATCATGTCTTCC encodes the following:
- a CDS encoding SurA N-terminal domain-containing protein, translated to MFETIRKYSKVLMYPLFLLIILSFVLVGVNQNYFTEKSPVVAKVNGKDITQMDWDNAHRVASDRMRQQDPNMDAKWMDGPEARYLTLERMVRDQVIDAAVQKMHLTVDNASLVRALQEIPQIAALKKPDGSLDVDAYRALVGAQGMTPEGFEAGMRRDIAARQVLGGVSNTAFATDEQTKLAVDALYQQREIQLAQFAAKDYASQVKTTDADVEAFYKSNQELFRQKEQSTIEYVVLNAEAVKGMIKPSEDDLRTYYKENLSRFMDKEQRRISHILIDAPASMSAADRDKAKQRAQELLAQAKANPAQFADLAKKNSQDTGSRDSGGDLGWVKPGDMVKPFEDAAFALKSGDISDLVSTEYGFHIIKMGEVKTPRTPSFEELRAKIETEVLAQQVQRKYAEVAETFSNMVFEQSDSLQPVAEKLGLKIQKAEHVTRTAAPGATGALANPTFLEALFSSDALQNKRNTEAIEVAPSTLASGRVVEHFDARILPFEEVKAKAHDLFVAQKSAELARQDAQAKLEAWKADAAGAKLASPIVVSRQDAKGQVPAVLNAAMHAKIGDAASWVGVDLGNDGYTVVRVNKVVPRGEDSAELRLRQKQEFERYQANAETLAYYEMLKERFKVQIKVPRPAETKIS
- a CDS encoding HU family DNA-binding protein, whose product is MNKTELIEHIANNADISKAAAARALESTIDAVKKTLKKGGTVSLVGFGTFAVGKRAARTGRNPRTGAAIKIKAAKVPKFRPGKALKDALN
- the pgsA gene encoding CDP-diacylglycerol--glycerol-3-phosphate 3-phosphatidyltransferase codes for the protein MFFTIPTIMTWTRIVAIPLIIGVYYSPLDMATKNLWATVMFVVFAFTDWLDGFLARKLNQTSSFGAFLDPVADKFLVCASLLILVYLQRADVFVALIIIGREIAISALREWMARIGASKSVAVHMVGKLKTTVQMVAIPFLLYDGKVAGIDTGVWGTWLIWGAAVLTVWSMIYYLQKALPEIRARVDS